From a region of the Solanum stenotomum isolate F172 chromosome 2, ASM1918654v1, whole genome shotgun sequence genome:
- the LOC125855031 gene encoding 26S proteasome non-ATPase regulatory subunit 12 homolog A-like encodes MEGDGKLEAQIEALLNVEKQMRQAGDVASTRKAATDILQLCFEARAWKTLNEQIVLLSKRRGQLKQAVQAMVQQAMQYIDQTPDLDTKIELIKTLNSVSAGKIYVEIERARLIKKLAKIKEEQQLIGEAADLMQEVAVETFGAMAKTEKIAFILEQVRLCLDHKDYVRAQILSRKINPRVFEADPSKEKKKAKEGENVVEEPAADIPSLPELKQIYYQLMIRYYSHSNDYLEICRCYKAIYEIPSVKEDPAQWIPVLRKICWYLVLSPHDSMQSSLHNSTLEDKNLSEIPHFRLLLKQLITMEVIQWTALWNTFKDEFENEKNMPGGTLGDKAAEDLKLRVIEHNILVVSKYYSRITLKRLAVLLCLDIQEAEKHLSEMVVSKALVAKIDRPMGIVCFQPPKDSNDILNSWASNLEKLLDLVEKSCHQIHKETMVHKAALKA; translated from the exons ATG GAAGGTGATGGGAAATTGGAGGCGCAAATTGAGGCGCTTCTGAATGTAGAGAAGCAGATGAGGCAAGCTGGCGACGTCGCCAGTACTAGAAAAGCAGCTACAGACATTCTTCAGCTTTGCTTTGAAGCTCGCGCATGGAAAACTTTAAATGAACAGATTGTTCTATTGTCTAAGCGCCGTGGACAATTGAAACAG GCTGTACAGGCCATGGTTCAACAAGCCATGCAGTACATTGACCAGACGCCCGATCTTGACACCAAGATCGAACTTATCAAAACACTAAACAGTGTGTCTGCTGGAAAG ATATACGTTGAGATTGAGAGAGCTCGCTTGATTAAGAAGCTCGCAAAGATTAAAGAAGAACAACAACTCATAGGTGAGGCTGCTGATTTGATGCAAGAAGTTGCG GTTGAAACCTTTGGAGCAATGGCAAAAACTGAAAAGATAGCCTTTATTCTTGAACAA GTTCGTCTATGCTTAGATCATAAAGATTATGTTCGTGCTCAAATACTCTCAAGAAAGATCAATCCCAGAGTGTTTGAAGCTGATCCATctaaggaaaagaagaaagcaaaGGAGGGTGAAAATGTGGTTGAGGAGCCTGCCGCAGATATTCCGTCACTGCCAGAGTTGAAGCAGATCTACTATCAATTAATGATTAG GTATTACTCACATAGCAATGATTACCTTGAAATATGTCGCTGTTACAAGGCTATATATGAGATCCCTTCTGTGAAAGAAGACCCAGCACAGTGGATACCA GTTCTGAGGAAAATTTGCTGGTACTTGGTATTGTCTCCCCATGATTCTATGCAATCAAGTCTTCATAACTCAACTTTGGAGGACAAAAATCTTTCAGAAATTCCTCATTTCAG GCTGCTTCTGAAGCAATTGATTACCATGGAGGTCATTCAGTGGACTGCTTTATGGAACACATTCAAGGATGAGTTTGAAAATGAGAAGAATATGCCTGGTGGCACTTTGGGGGACAAGGCTGCTGAAGATCTCAAACTGAGAGTTATTGAGCAT AACATCCTTGTCGTCTCAAAATACTACTCGAGAATAACCTTGAAGAGACTGGCAGTTTTACTGTGCCTCGATATTCAG gaaGCGGAGAAGCACCTATCTGAAATGGTTGTGTCAAAAGCTTTGGTTGCTAAGATAGACAGACCTATGGGTATTGTCTGTTTCCAACCCCCAAAAGACAGCAATGACATCTTGAATTCTTGGGCTTCTAATTTGGAGAAGCTGCTTGACCTTGTCGAAAAGAGTTGCCACCAGATCCACAAAGAAACAATGGTGCACAAAGCTGCACTAAAGGCTTAG
- the LOC125855286 gene encoding protein S-acyltransferase 8-like encodes MAKQPKLVYQSWKANNKFLLGGRLIFGPDAKSLIITFTLILVPVVLFCVFVARNLVLELQRESAGYAILVITIVFTIYVFILLLSTSANDPGIVPRNSHPPEEVIGYDSSASVETGSRPPRFKEVLVNGLPVRVKYCETCMLYRPPRCSHCSVCDNCVERFDHHCPWVGQCIGKRNYRCFFLFVSSTALLCVFVFSISALYLKLLMDDSGTLWKAIKESPASAALMAYCFIALWFVGGLTGFHLYLIGTNQTTYENFRYKGDNRVYNRGCIKNFLQLFCSRIEPSKINFRSYVQEGVSKPPKSNIQETDINICDGDTRIKVEDDLDIGDDIMKISQRRNSEEIGDVRGRGSDRSPIGRSEVDFGFGLESQFSSRPSY; translated from the exons ATGGCTAAACAGCCTAAGCTCGTGTACCAGTCTTGGAAGGCCAACAAT AAATTCTTGCTTGGTGGGAGGCTAATATTTGGACCAGATGCTAAGTCATTGATTATCACCTTCACGCTCATCCTTGTCCCTGTTGTTCTATTTTGTGTATTTGTGGCCAGAAATCTCGTGCTTGAACTCCAACGAGAAAGTGCAGGATATGCAATTTTGGTGATAACTATTGTCTTCACAATTTAT GTCTTTATACTTCTACTTTCAACATCAGCAAATGATCCTGGCATTGTTCCTCGTAATTCTCATCCTCCAGAGGAAGTTATAGGGTATGATTCTTCAGCTTCCGTTGAAACTGGCAGTAGACCGCCTCGCTTCAAAGAAGTCCTTGTGAATGGTTTGCCTGTACGAGTTAAATATTGTGAAACGTGCATGTTGTACCGTCCACCAAGATGCTCTCATTGCTCGGTATGTGATAATTGTGTGGAGCGATTTGATCATCATTGCCCTTGGGTGGGTCAATGCATTGGGAAG CGGAACTATCGGTGCTTCTTTCTATTTGTTTCTTCAACAGCCCTCCTTTGTGTTTTCGTCTTTTCCATATCGGCTTTGTATCTGAAACTTCTTATGGATGATTCTGGAACTCTTTGGAAAGCTATCAAAGAATCACCGGCATCTGCAGCATTGATGGCCTATTGTTTTATTGCACTGTGGTTTGTTGGAGGGCTTACTGGCTTCCATTTGTATCTCATTGGTACAAATCAG ACCACATATGAAAACTTTCGTTATAAGGGAGACAACAGGGTGTATAACCGGGGATGCATAAAAAATTTCCTTCAACTATTCTGCTCAAGGATTGAaccttcaaaaatcaattttcgcAGCTATGTACAGGAAGGGGTGTCAAAGCCTCCTAAGAGCAACATTCAAGAAACAGATATAAATATCTGTGATGGGGATACACGAATTAAGGTGGAAGACGATCTTGATATTGGAGATGATATTATGAAGATATCCCAACGTCGTAACTCTGAGGAAATTGGTGATGTTAGAGGTAGAGGAAGTGACAGGTCGCCAATTGGTCGTTCTGAGGTTGATTTTGGGTTTGGTCTGGAGTCCCAGTTTTCCTCCAGACCCTCATACTAG
- the LOC125857067 gene encoding uncharacterized protein LOC125857067 isoform X2, with the protein MKSTTPIGSIMLIPFEDEVISVANIQAQPPGQVFNVEAELSLASKDQRFSVLACSNCKQLFTRYNVRREIYCTSCHRSTHLIPRCQFEVTIKDNNGFATTIISDEIAEKMLHLTSEEIYEICFVKKETLSLQNVEDELNGKIFNIQVKRLFTKKLDATQKLSILSYLEKQDVIHKSMASTTVNITDAKKRTIEHLSSGEKEYPSMAMKNPPMKKN; encoded by the exons ATGAAAAGTACAACTCCAATTGGCTCTATTATGTTGATTCCATTTGAGGATGAAGTTATATCTGTGGCTAACATCCAGGCACAACCTCCG GGACAAGTATTTAATGTTGAGGCTGAATTGTCCCTTGCAAGTAAGGACCAACGCTTTAGTGTGTTAGCATGCTCAAATTGTAAGCAATTGTTCACGAGATATAATGTGCGAAGGGAAATATACTGCACAAGTTGTCACCGATCCACACATCTTATTCCTAG ATGTCAATTTGAAGTTACTATTAAGGACAACAACGGTTTTGCAACAACTATTATTTCGGATGAAATTGCAGAGAAAATGTTGCACCTCACTTCAGaagaaatttatgaaatttgctTCGTCAAG AAAGAAACATTATCCCTCCAAAATGTGGAAGATGAATTGAACGGCAAGATATTTAACATTCAAGTAAAAAGGctattcacaaaaaaattggaTGCAACGCAAAAATTATCCATTTTGTCTTACCTGGAGAAACAAGATGTGATTCATAAATCAATGGCATCTACGACAGTCAATATTACAGATGCGAAAAAGCGCACAATTGAACATCTTAGTTCAGGAGAAAAAGAATATCCAAGCATGGCAATGAAAAATCCTCccatgaaaaagaattaa
- the LOC125857067 gene encoding uncharacterized protein LOC125857067 isoform X1, translated as MAERYTINIITPNTKDWTCKVQVVDKSRPRDNKDKTTKYQVLILQDEEENQVQATIYSTDITYFEKEFAPFKTYLVSVAQVKVPPLGYENSLNKFIWKLDKNAIVEPVEEVKPPQDPLPPPTRLALTTFDTFENQPKEFEFDVLAIVINGSPSTKTTTGKRIQEFIVMGKLKKPTKPTLWEDFIDHEGVKLFN; from the exons ATGGCGGAaagatataccatcaatataATCACTCCCAATACTAAAGATTGGACCTGTAAAGTCCAAGTTGTTGATAAAAGTCGACCAAGGGACAACAAAGATAAAACCACAAAATACCAAGTCTTAATTCTACAAGATGAAGag GAGAATCAAGTTCAGGCCACTATTTACAGTACTGATATaacatattttgaaaaagaatttgCTCCTTTCAAGACTTACTTGGTATCTGTTGCACAAGTGAAAGTACCACCTCTTGGATATGAAAATTCGCTTAACAAATTCATTTGGAAACTTGATAAAAACGCCATTGTTGAACCAGTTGAAGAGGTCAAACCTCCACAGGATCCATTACCACCACCAACACGACTAGCTCTTACCACATTTGACACTTTTGAGAATCAACCcaaagaatttgaatttg ATGTACTCGCCATTGTCATTAATGGTAGTCCTTCAACAAAGACTACAACTGGAAAGCGAATTCAAGAGTTTATTGTCATGGGCAAGCT GAAAAAACCAACAAAACCGACACTTTGGGAGGATTTTATTGATCATGAGGGAGTTAAACTTTTCAACTAA